A genomic segment from Salvia splendens isolate huo1 chromosome 13, SspV2, whole genome shotgun sequence encodes:
- the LOC121760857 gene encoding uncharacterized protein LOC121760857, which translates to MATYPNNIPIPNQEHAERSSSADLRQDHEGPTLAIPSLGGVPPVQLDWIISTIAKLESRLTATDSRLADHRNLPRLDHDPPYALPIPAIRGTPPPPQPSQTAVYTHIPLPQPFQNALNQPNFHFPEVIPNNRQPQPPMPQQPPSSSMIPPWFATDPGDPSRSNMGNFQQSQYLPQQHNMYLPMDRQIYSPSPGPRPTCCWYPSNDRQFRGHPPHDQHRGVRSDPPRFDGSDAANWIFKIQYYFDHMMMPDSNRLHYVVHLFDPPAPEWIKHYCSNNDYVTWQDFLNEVRYRFDPDCYESYIGLIAKLCQMGSVSDYQLEFERLQNKLSGVPDHILLPIYIAGLKQPLQREVKLHRPNSLAAAFTLAKELSACRSDQLTTASSTRHPWLSRDTRNPYNRSFVPPNSAPSSNQSVRPSGGRFRGSELAKLPVVRLSSSEKSELSRRGLCWYCEEKWASGHVCKQIFLAYMEDDPDDTEETGPDNDLPELNVITVDLSHLNTVAGVYHPNRFICRVQFTVQRSLSLLTLTEIDLQGNSFHIDLHILPFHGPDISLGMKWLESLGRVTHDYLARTMEFFGDDTLVVLQGLSTPPRPISQNALTTLMTIGEELDLFEIFEYPVESATNSSQPQQEFPSDLPPTIRQILSAFSVVFQLPEIEKQVSAMLEQGIIQPSQIPDHFPIPTADELFDELGAAKFFTKLDLRSGNHQIRMHSEDIFKTAFRTHDGHFEFLVMPFGLTNAPSTFQAAMNSIFRPLLRKSVIVFFDDILVYSPTLETNCTHLEQVLSTLAANIFFVKLSKCIFCSSTVDYLGHLITDGRLKADPAKIEAMVAWQTPTTVKQLCGFLGLTGYYRRFVAHYAIIAAPLTDLLKKDSFVWSLRQMTVLKLLSLR; encoded by the exons ATGGCCACATATCCGAACAACATCCCCATTCCTAATCAAGAACATGCTGAGCGATCGTCGTCTGCAGACCTCCGACAAGACCACGAAGGTCCAACTTTGGCAATTCCCAGCCTGGGAGGAGTTCCGCCCGTTCAGTTGGATTGGATTATATCCACGATTGCCAAATTGGAATCTCGCTTGACTGCCACTGATAGCCGGCTAGCTGATCATAGGAACCTACCGCGTTTGGATCATGACCCGCCTTATGCTTTGCCTATTCCGGCGATTCGCGGCACTCCACCGCCCCCACAACCGTCCCAGACGGCAGTTTATACACATATTCCACTACCCCAACCGTTTCAGAACGCCCTCAACCAACCAAATTTCCACTTTCCAGAGGTTATTCCTAATAACCGCCAGCCACAACCGCCTATGCCTCAACAACCGCCATCTTCTTCCATGATTCCACCTTGGTTTGCAACTGATCCAGGAGATCCCTCTCGTTCTAATATGGGGAATTTTCAGCAATCTCAGTATTTACCTCAGCAACACAATATGTACTTGCCCATGGATCGTCAGATTTATTCTCCTTCACCCGGTCCTCGACCGACATGTTGTTGGTACCCATCGAACGATCGCCAATTTCGCGGTCATCCTCCTCATGATCAACATCGAGGTGTTCGTTCGGATCCACCTCGTTTTGATGGGTCAGATGCGGCTAATTGGATTTTTAAAATCCAATACTACTTTGATCACATGATGATGCCCGATTCCAATCGCCTACACTATGTGGTGCATTTATTTGACCCACCGGCGCCGGAATGGATTAAGCATTACTGTTCCAACAACGATTATGTAACTTGGCAAGATTTCTTAAATGAGGTTCGGTATAGATTTGATCCAGACTGTTACGAGAGTTATATCGGGTTGATTGCAAAGTTATGCCAGATGGGTTCTGTCTCGGATTATCAGTTGGAGTTCGAACGACTGCAAAATAAACTCTCCGGGGTTCCAGATCATATACTCTTACCGATTTATATAGCCGGTCTCAAGCAGCCACTCCAGCGTGAGGTCAAATTGCATCGCCCTAACTCTCTAGCAGCGGCTTTCACCTTAGCCAAGGAATTATCGGCTTGTCGATCTGACCAGCTGACGACTGCATCTTCAACTAGACACCCCTGGTTATCTCGTGACACCAGGAATCCGTATAACCGCTCCTTCGTCCCTCCTAATTCAGCGCCATCCTCAAATCAGTCGGTTCGTCCATCAGGTGGACGTTTTCGTGGGAGTGAGCTAGCCAAATTGCCGGTCGTACGTTTATCTTCTTCTGAGAAATCCGAACTATCACGTCGGGGCTTATGTTGGTATTGTGAGGAAAAATGGGCCTCCGGTCATGTTTGCAAACAAATTTTTTTGGCATACATGGAAGACGATCCGGATGACACAGAGGAGACCGGACCAGACAATGATTTGCCTGAGCTCAATGTTATTACTGTTGATTTGTCCCACTTAAATACGGTGGCGGGCGTGTATCATCCAAATCGATTCATATGCAGGGTACAATTTACAGTACAGAGGTCACTATCCTTGTTGACACTG ACGGAGATCGATCTCCAGGGCAATAGCTTTCACATTGATTTGCATATTTTGCCTTTCCATGGACCGGACATTAGTTTGGGCATGAAGTGGTTGGAATCTTTGGGTCGTGTTACTCATGATTATTTGGCACGAACAATGGAATTTTTCGGAGATGATACATTGGTGGTGCTGCAGGGTCTCTCTACACCGCCTCGGCCTATTTCACAAAATGCTTTGACTACTCTGATGACTATTGGTGAGGAGCTGGacttatttgaaatttttgagTATCCAGTAGAGTCAGCTACAAATTCTTCACAACCACAACAGGAATTTCCATCAGATTTGCCTCCTACAATTCGTCAGATTTTGTCGGCATTCAGCGTTGTTTTTCAGCTTCCG GAGATTGAGAAACAAGTTTCAGCAATGCTTGAACAAGGAATTATTCAACCAAGTCAAA TTCCGGACCACTTTCCTATTCCCACGGCAGATGAATTATTTGATGAATTGGGTGCAGCAAAGTTTTTTACAAAATTAGACTTGCGATCAGGAAACCATCAGATTCGAATGCACAGTGAAGATATTTTCAAGACTGCTTTTCGAACTCATGATGGTCATTTCGAGTTTCTTGTTATGCCTTTCGGCTTGACGAATGCTCCCTCGACTTTTCAGGCGGCTATGAATTCAATTTTTAGACCATTGCTCCGTAAATCAGTTATTGTattttttgatgatattctgGTTTACAGTCCTACTTTGGAAACTAATTGTACCCACTTGGAGCAAGTTCTATCAACTCTGGCGGCTAATATTTTCTTTGTGAAGCTATCTAAGTGTATTTTCTGCAGTTCCACAGTGGATTACTTAGGTCACCTGATCACAGATGGGCGTCTTAAAGCTGATCCTGCAAAGATTGAAGCAATGGTGGCATGGCAGACACCTACCACAGTTAAACAATTGTGTGGATTCTTGGGTTTGACGGGCTACTACCGTCGTTTCGTGGCTCATTATGCCATAATTGCAGCCCCTCTCACTGACTTGCTCAAAAAGGATTCGTTCGTTTGGTCTCTCAGGCAAATGACAGTTTTGAAGCTCTTAAGTCTGCGATGA